A genomic region of Salvelinus namaycush isolate Seneca chromosome 7, SaNama_1.0, whole genome shotgun sequence contains the following coding sequences:
- the LOC120051013 gene encoding tripartite motif-containing protein 16-like, whose protein sequence is MSAAMDSISCSICLDLLKDPVTIPCGHSYCMGCIKDCWDQDDLKGVYSCPQCRQTFTPRPVLNRNTMFSELVETLKKTGLKAGTPTHHYAGPGDVACDVCTGRKLKAVKSCLVCLASYCETHLQPHYESPTFKKHKLVKASTQLEEKICSHHDKLVEIYCRTDQQFICYLCTMDEHKGHDTVSAESERTERQRKVGEKNKESKQRIQKRQKEMHEVRQAVKSLKRSAQAAVGESERIFTELIRSVDRMRSEVKELIRAQEKAEVSRAEGLLKQLDQEMAELRRREAELEQLSHTEDNIQFLQYFQSLYVPLLPSITVNHHISFEDVKKSVSGLKSKVENICSAEIAKISVKMTKVHIKTRPEPKTREEFLEYSCQLTLDPNTAHKMLCLSEGNRKVTQSNNNQLYPDHPDRFTNGCQVLCREGLSGACYWEVEWTGVEVYIAVSYKGINRRAWDWFGASNQAWCLECGAFDCSFWYNGKRTAICVPLSTRVGVYLDHRAGTLSFYSVSDTMTLLHRVQTPFTEPLYPGFGFDYGSVNILT, encoded by the exons ATGTCAGCAGCCATGGACTCAATCAGTTGTTCAATATGTCTGGATCTACTGAAGGATCCGGTGACTATTCCCTGTGGACACAGCTACTGTATGGGCTGTATTAAGGACTGCTGGGATCAGGATGATCTGAAGGGTGTCTATAGCTGCCCTCAGTGCAGACAGACCTTCACCCCAAGGCCTGTTCTGAACAGAAACACTATGTTTTCTGAATTGGTGGAGACTCTGAAGAAGACAGGACTCAAAGCTGGTACCCCTACTCACCATTATGCTGGACCTGGAGATGTTGCGTGTGATGTCTGCACTGGGAGAAAACTCAAAGCTGTCAAGTCCTGTCTGGTGTGTCTggcctcttactgtgagactcacctccaGCCTCACTATGAATCTCCTACCTTTAAGAAGCACAAGCTGGTCAAAGCCTCCACACAACTAGAGGAGAAGATCTGCTCTCATCATGACAAACTGGTGGAGATTTACTGCCGTACCGATCAGCAGTTTATCTGTTATCTGTGTACAatggatgaacataaaggccatgatacAGTCTCAGCTGAATCAGAAAGGACTGAGAGACAG aGGAAGGTGGGAGAGAAAAATAAGGAATCCAAACAGAGAATCcagaagagacagaaagagatgcATGAGGTGAGACAGGCTGTGAAGTCACTCAAG CGCTCTGCACAAGCAGCAGTGGGGGAAAGTGAGAGGATTTTTACTGAGCTCATCCGCTCCGTTGACAGAATGCGCTCTGAGGTGAAAGAGCTGATCAGAGCCCAGGAGAAGGCTGAAGTGAGTCGGGCTGAAGGACTGCTGAAGCAACTGGACCAGGAGATGGCtgagctgaggaggagagaggccgagttggagcagctctcacacacagaagACAACATCCAATTCCTCCAG TATTTCCAGTCTCTCTATGTCCCTCTATTACCCAGCATCACTGTCAACCACCACATCTCCTTTGAGGATGTAAAGAAATCAGTCTCTGGGCTGAAAAGTAAAGTTGAAAATATATGTTCTGCGGAAATTGCCAAAATCTCTGTAAAAA TGACAAAAGTCCACATT AAGACGAGGCCTGAACCCAAGACCAGAGAGGAGTTCTTGGAAT ATTCCTGCCAGCTCACATTGGATCCCAACACAGCACATAAAATgctgtgtctgtctgaggggaacaGAAAGGTAACACAGAGTAACAACAACCAGCTTTATcctgaccatccagacagattTACCAATGGCTGCCAGGTgttgtgtagagagggtctgtctggagcctgctactgggaggtagagtggaccGGGGTGGAGGTTTATATAGCTGTCTCATATAAAGGGATAAACAGGAGAGCCTGGGATTGGTTTGGAGCCAGTAATCAGGCCTGGTGTTTGGAGTGTGGTGCCTTTGACTGCTCTTTCTGGTACAATGGTAAACGGACTGCCATATGTGTCCCCCTTTCCAccagagtaggagtgtacctgGACCACAGGGCAGGaactctgtccttctacagtgtCTCTGACACAATGACGCTCCTCCACAGAGTCCAGACCCCATTCACTGAACCCCTCTATCCTGGGTTCGGTTTCGATTATGGATCTGTGAATATACTGACATAG